The genome window TCGTCCGAGGGCGCGCGCCCGTATCCAACCCGCGTTACGAACGCCGAAGGCGACACGGCGCTGGTCGTACAGGCTTACCAGTGGGGGATGATCTTGGGGCGGCTCAACGTCGAGTTTGACAAGGAGGGCCGAGTCACCAGCTGGAGCGGGGGACCGATCCCGATCACCGAGGATATCCCTGAAGACCCGGTCGCCAAGTCGATGATCGCCGCGTTCACCAAACCGGTCGAGGAGTTGAAGAACCGCATCGTCGGGGAGACGACCGTGACGCTGGATCGCGACGGCCAGTCCGTCAAGGGGTCTGTCATGTCGGAGCTGGTCGCCGACTCACAGTACGAAGCGACCAAGAGCATGGGCGTCGTCGCCGCGTTCATAAACTCCGGCGGTGTGAGAACGGCGCTCGAGCCTGGGGGTATCTCTTACGGCGATGCGATAACCGTTCAGCCGTTCAACAACACGCTGGTCGTGATCGAGCTGACCGGGGCGGAGATCAAGGCGTCGCTCGAGCACGGAGTCGGCAACGGAGCAGGTGGGCACGGCGGCTTCCTCACGCCGTCTACCGGCACGAGCTACACAGTCGACCACTCGCAGCCCCTTGGCCAGCGAATATCCAGAATCATCATTGGCGGCGAAGCGCTCGATCTCAACAAGAGCTACAAGGTTGCGATCAACAACTTCACGGTTGGCGGGGGCGATGCGCACGAAGTGCTGAAGAACGCCAAAGGGCAGCGGTTCGACACAGGCCTGCTCGACATCGACGCACTGGTCGAGTACATCAGAAATCACTCGCCGCTCGACCGCGGACCGGCGAGCCGAGTCACGATCAAGACGAGCGCTGGCGCTGAAACGTGTGGCGATGATCTCGCGTTTCAAGTCCCGATCTCCTGCGCATCTGGCGGAGCCTTGCGCCGGCCAGCATAGCAGCGCGCACAAATGCGTCGACCGCTCCACCGTCGTCTGGTTGCCGTCTGCCTTCGGCGTCAGCGCGAGGACAATCGGCGACTAGTTGGCGACAACCTGGCGACCACCAGACGCCGCTCCTCCCGAAACGGGTAAGACTGTCGGCATGAACAGCGTTCGCCTGTCCACCGTCCTCGCGCTCGTCGCGCTAGCTTGTCTAGCCCTGCCGCAAGAGGAAGCCGCGCCGCGCAAGCGCGGCCTGCTACC of Armatimonadota bacterium contains these proteins:
- a CDS encoding 5'-nucleotidase C-terminal domain-containing protein, with product MFARRVTFSLALFLGLFGQCLAQGFSLTILHTNDMHAHMDATRLNGVMYGGYARQATLVKRIRSKVGNVLLLNGGDTFQGTIYFNAYEGLSDLAFMNYVGYDAMAAGNHEFDRGPSVLAAFIRLMNFPMLAANINISRDEHLRGLIGKSTTIKVGGQTIGIVGAVTPSLHAISSPGEDVKMLDILASTQAEIDRLRADGINKIVMVSHVGYSSEVWLAQQLKGIDVIVGGHSHTLLGSMDGSSEGARPYPTRVTNAEGDTALVVQAYQWGMILGRLNVEFDKEGRVTSWSGGPIPITEDIPEDPVAKSMIAAFTKPVEELKNRIVGETTVTLDRDGQSVKGSVMSELVADSQYEATKSMGVVAAFINSGGVRTALEPGGISYGDAITVQPFNNTLVVIELTGAEIKASLEHGVGNGAGGHGGFLTPSTGTSYTVDHSQPLGQRISRIIIGGEALDLNKSYKVAINNFTVGGGDAHEVLKNAKGQRFDTGLLDIDALVEYIRNHSPLDRGPASRVTIKTSAGAETCGDDLAFQVPISCASGGALRRPA